The Fibrobacter sp. UWT2 genomic sequence CAATAAGAATTGTTGAAAATGAAAAGCAGAAGGTTACTGCAGGTGATTCGATAAAGCCGATTGTGTTCAAGTTCGCAAATGTGAATGTCACTGAGAACATGGACAATTTTAAATTTGAACAAACTTTGCCCGGCTCGCTTAGAATAAGTGTCGAGGACGATGTTTTGACTATAAATGGAATTGTCGCGGAAAATGCGAAGGATGGTACTTATTCAATAAAAGTTATCGCAAAGGGCGAAAAAAACAATGATACGGCTTTTGCAAGTGTTGAAGTGGCTCATAAGCCTGTTGAGACTTCGTCATCCAGCGTTGTGGCTTCTTCAAGCTCCGAGGCGTCTTCTAGTTCTGTGAACTCCAGCAGCTCTGCTGAACAGTCTAGCTCCAGTGTAAGCTCCAGCGATTCGAAGTCTTCGAGCTCTAGCAATGCAGATGATTCTTCTTCGAGCGAAAAGACTACAAATATTGTGACGGCTGCAATGAATGGCGTGAAGTTCGGCTATACAAACAATGTGCTGACTGTCGTGTTGCCGACATCTTCGATGGTGCGTGTGCAAGTGTTCGACTTGACGGGTCATTTGGTTGAATCTCTTGTAGAACCCGTTATGGGCTCTAGGAGCTTTAGCCTCGCTCATTTGAACAGGGGCAATTACCTTGTGCGCGTCGAAAGCAATAGCCAAATGAGCGTGGCGAGAATCGCTGTCAAGTAAGGTGTGTGCCTATAAAAGTTCGCAAGAATCGCATTTTTTCTGAAAATGAAAAAAAAGACTCCGCTGATTGGCGGAGTTTTTTATTGTAAGAACGAAAACCACCAGCTAGGCTGGTGGTTCTAAAGAAGCCTTCTGGCGGTGCTGAAAAAAAGAAATCCTTTGATTATAATTGAAATGC encodes the following:
- a CDS encoding T9SS type A sorting domain-containing protein translates to MKKIIALIFALFFATAAVAESFVASEKITQQVLAGSLTQTVAAGDEIAPIRILYENIDENKHQSGGISDLGLTEKWTGPVCEIFGKISRNIAAQTVNAYILVQDDEGKYAKMDITFEIKEREFKFEWNDASGEMNQTVKAGETMVPIVFDYEAISVWGVSGLPSGLKGDIDGDVYAIIIAGTVDETVVSGDYDYKVIVKDKNSKEHSLSGTITVEGLPNVASIRIVENEKQKVTAGDSIKPIVFKFANVNVTENMDNFKFEQTLPGSLRISVEDDVLTINGIVAENAKDGTYSIKVIAKGEKNNDTAFASVEVAHKPVETSSSSVVASSSSEASSSSVNSSSSAEQSSSSVSSSDSKSSSSSNADDSSSSEKTTNIVTAAMNGVKFGYTNNVLTVVLPTSSMVRVQVFDLTGHLVESLVEPVMGSRSFSLAHLNRGNYLVRVESNSQMSVARIAVK